One window of Mediterraneibacter butyricigenes genomic DNA carries:
- a CDS encoding leucine-rich repeat protein, producing the protein MKQKRLKTALASLLVLSMFFSAHSIAFAAESEDVTASTEQTNDTTPSTSVPDKTDVTKETDSTGNSDTIANDGNETTESHNESITPATDDAESVVTPLTANAITGNCGATENDHVTWTLEQNNEDNNNPTYTLTISGNGAIADYTTNAGNASATQPWKSYKNDITKIVIENDVSRIGNFAFNGLTSVSSLSISKSVTEIGTWSIDVSGINEFQVESGNPSFKLIDGVLFSADGTTLIAYPCGKEEVATYTVPDGTETISNGAFTGCKIKELTFSDSVINVGTWMFGSNSTIEAVHFGTGIQSIGQGVFNGTASLKTVTFPEKVSDLSISIQAFQGTGITELTLPSGVKEVGSQAFKNCKSLKTLNFLGSSAGLTMGAQTFQNNTSLKSVILPEGISGIATQGFATCPSLTEVSFRGSSNNLVIGGQAFSGCSGLSSITLPEGIKEIGGSAFSGLSNLTEVNFPQTVSAEGLQIDNAAFSNTGLTSLSLPMNVTSLGASCFNGCTQLSTIEWAAPAKNATINSYVFLGSNQVKRLVIPEGVVKLDSQAIGQMSGLKYIKLPSTLSTLNQFSLHVLRSLEVLDMSAVTTCENFSKTAGTQEYQWLNASPKIIYLSNTDMEKAVANRKYNASIAVVNGGTFPEDTDFTTDHLATPTKANYKFLGWYENADCTGTPATTLKTNQTYYAGWEAKAASTISFNDNFVLNMTYNGSEYTVDTDNYTVTGDQRVVTFAYQIKNENGEWTDIPSAPVSAGEYRVKAIVKANDTYASAETDWKEFSILKADPTYEVPTGLTAMAGQVLKDVTLPNGFTWQDDADTTSVGNAGTNTFKVTYTPEDTDNYNVVKDIEITLTVSLKAEVINAAPVITANDKTLTVGDTFDAKADVTAKDAEDGDLTQKIEVINNTVDTSKAGSYEVTYKVTDSQGASVTKTITVTVKAKDTLKPTPDRKNNPSGPSTDKNKNSKASQTAKTTSNHVKTGDTTNVTFWVLLTFLSCGLFVLIIGTKKKNAIKK; encoded by the coding sequence ATGAAGCAAAAAAGACTTAAAACCGCGCTTGCCAGTCTGCTTGTCCTATCCATGTTCTTTAGCGCGCACTCTATCGCTTTCGCCGCAGAAAGTGAAGATGTCACTGCATCAACAGAACAGACGAATGATACGACGCCTTCAACATCTGTTCCGGATAAAACAGATGTCACCAAAGAGACAGACTCCACAGGCAATTCTGATACAATTGCAAACGACGGCAATGAGACCACAGAGTCGCATAACGAGAGTATCACACCCGCAACTGATGATGCAGAGAGTGTTGTCACCCCATTAACTGCCAATGCCATAACCGGAAATTGTGGTGCAACCGAAAATGATCACGTAACATGGACATTGGAACAGAACAATGAGGATAACAACAATCCGACTTACACGTTAACAATTTCCGGTAACGGCGCTATTGCAGATTATACGACAAATGCCGGAAATGCCAGTGCAACCCAGCCATGGAAAAGCTATAAAAATGACATTACGAAAATCGTAATCGAAAATGATGTCTCAAGAATCGGAAATTTTGCATTCAATGGACTGACATCCGTCAGCAGCCTTTCTATTTCAAAGAGTGTAACAGAAATCGGCACTTGGTCCATCGATGTATCTGGTATCAATGAGTTTCAAGTAGAATCCGGGAATCCTTCTTTTAAACTCATCGACGGAGTCCTCTTCTCTGCTGACGGAACAACATTGATCGCATACCCTTGCGGGAAAGAAGAAGTAGCCACCTATACCGTTCCGGATGGCACTGAAACCATTTCGAATGGTGCATTTACCGGCTGTAAAATAAAAGAGCTCACTTTCTCAGATAGCGTTATCAACGTAGGAACCTGGATGTTCGGATCAAACTCAACCATTGAAGCCGTTCACTTTGGAACCGGAATCCAAAGTATCGGACAAGGTGTCTTTAACGGAACAGCTTCCCTGAAAACGGTTACATTCCCGGAAAAAGTTTCTGACCTTTCGATCAGCATACAAGCCTTCCAGGGTACAGGAATTACTGAATTAACCTTGCCTTCCGGAGTCAAAGAAGTGGGCTCTCAAGCCTTTAAAAACTGCAAATCACTGAAAACCCTCAACTTTTTAGGCAGTAGCGCAGGATTAACGATGGGTGCACAGACCTTTCAGAATAATACTTCCTTAAAATCTGTCATTTTACCAGAAGGTATTTCTGGCATAGCTACCCAGGGCTTTGCTACCTGTCCTTCTCTTACTGAGGTCAGCTTTAGAGGTTCCTCCAATAATCTTGTAATCGGTGGTCAGGCCTTCAGTGGTTGTAGCGGTCTGTCGAGCATTACATTGCCAGAAGGTATAAAAGAGATCGGTGGTTCTGCTTTTTCAGGATTAAGTAATTTAACAGAGGTAAACTTTCCACAAACTGTTTCTGCTGAAGGATTGCAAATCGACAACGCTGCTTTCTCAAACACAGGACTGACATCGCTGTCATTACCTATGAATGTAACCTCTTTAGGCGCTTCTTGCTTTAATGGCTGCACACAACTTTCAACCATAGAATGGGCTGCCCCGGCAAAGAATGCAACGATTAATTCCTATGTATTTCTTGGTAGTAACCAAGTCAAACGTTTAGTCATTCCAGAAGGTGTAGTAAAACTGGATTCTCAGGCTATTGGTCAAATGTCCGGCCTGAAATATATCAAACTTCCTTCTACTTTAAGTACCTTAAATCAATTCTCACTGCATGTCCTGCGCTCCTTAGAAGTGCTTGATATGTCCGCAGTAACAACATGTGAGAATTTCTCTAAAACAGCTGGCACACAGGAATATCAGTGGTTGAATGCATCTCCAAAGATTATCTATCTTTCAAATACTGATATGGAGAAAGCTGTTGCCAACCGTAAATACAATGCTTCTATCGCTGTTGTTAACGGTGGAACTTTCCCAGAAGACACAGACTTTACAACGGATCATCTTGCCACCCCAACAAAGGCTAATTACAAATTCCTAGGTTGGTATGAGAATGCTGATTGTACCGGTACCCCGGCAACCACTCTGAAAACCAATCAAACATATTACGCCGGCTGGGAAGCAAAGGCGGCAAGCACAATTTCTTTCAATGATAATTTTGTCCTCAACATGACTTACAACGGCAGCGAATACACTGTAGATACGGATAACTATACCGTTACAGGAGATCAACGAGTCGTTACCTTTGCTTATCAGATAAAAAATGAAAATGGTGAATGGACCGATATTCCTTCTGCGCCTGTTTCCGCTGGAGAATACCGTGTAAAAGCCATTGTAAAAGCAAATGATACCTATGCAAGCGCTGAGACAGATTGGAAAGAATTCTCAATTCTTAAGGCAGATCCGACTTATGAAGTACCAACCGGTTTAACCGCAATGGCCGGACAGGTCCTGAAAGACGTCACTCTTCCGAATGGCTTCACATGGCAGGATGACGCAGATACCACTTCTGTCGGAAATGCCGGTACAAATACGTTCAAGGTGACTTATACACCAGAAGATACCGACAATTACAACGTTGTAAAAGACATCGAAATTACTTTGACTGTTTCTCTCAAAGCAGAGGTTATCAATGCAGCTCCTGTAATCACAGCAAATGACAAGACACTGACTGTAGGGGACACTTTTGATGCAAAGGCTGATGTTACAGCGAAAGACGCTGAGGATGGAGATCTCACCCAAAAGATTGAAGTGATCAACAACACCGTAGACACTTCAAAAGCCGGTTCTTATGAAGTAACCTACAAGGTAACCGACAGCCAGGGTGCCTCCGTCACCAAAACAATCACCGTTACTGTCAAGGCAAAAGATACCCTGAAGCCAACGCCGGACCGCAAAAACAATCCGTCTGGTCCGTCTACAGATAAAAATAAGAATTCAAAAGCATCCCAGACCGCCAAAACAACGTCTAATCACGTGAAAACTGGCGATACAACAAATGTAACTTTCTGGGTTCTGTTGACTTTCTTGTCCTGTGGGCTGTTCGTTCTCATCATTGGAACTAAGAAAAAGAACGCAATCAAAAAATAG
- a CDS encoding flavodoxin family protein, with amino-acid sequence MSKPLHVLLLNGSPRANGNTSIALKELENIFHTQGVETETVLLGNQDIRGCIACYSCKKNGKCIFDDIVNELAPKFEASDGLVIASPVYFASANATLIACLDRLFYSTSFDKTMKVGASVVCARRGGCSAAFDELNKFFTVSNMPVVSSQYWNSVHGRDMGEAVMDEEGLQTMRTLANNMTFLMKSIALGKEAYGLPEKEPTIHMNFVR; translated from the coding sequence ATGTCTAAACCATTACATGTATTACTTCTCAACGGAAGTCCCCGTGCAAACGGCAACACTTCCATTGCCCTGAAGGAACTTGAAAACATCTTCCACACCCAGGGTGTAGAAACCGAAACCGTTTTACTTGGCAACCAAGATATACGAGGATGCATCGCCTGTTATTCCTGTAAGAAAAACGGAAAATGTATTTTCGATGATATCGTCAACGAACTGGCCCCAAAATTTGAAGCCTCCGATGGGCTGGTTATCGCAAGTCCGGTCTACTTTGCTTCCGCAAATGCTACCCTGATTGCCTGTCTTGACCGCCTCTTTTACAGCACCTCTTTCGACAAGACCATGAAAGTCGGTGCCAGCGTTGTCTGTGCAAGAAGAGGTGGATGCTCTGCTGCTTTTGATGAACTGAACAAGTTCTTCACCGTATCCAATATGCCGGTTGTATCCAGCCAGTACTGGAACAGTGTCCACGGAAGAGATATGGGGGAAGCCGTTATGGACGAAGAAGGCCTTCAGACCATGCGTACCCTGGCCAATAATATGACCTTCCTGATGAAGAGCATCGCCCTCGGCAAAGAAGCTTACGGACTGCCGGAGAAAGAACCGACGATTCATATGAACTTTGTACGTTAA
- a CDS encoding type IV pilus twitching motility protein PilT, translating into MNLNTKQLLEQAVDASASDIFIVAGLPVSMRHNGQIVREDGPILKPDDTSAVIEQIYQLAGHRDLSTLEQHGDDDFSFAVPGLSRFRVSAYKQRGSLSAVIRIISFTLPDYKALGIPENVIDFANLSKGMVLVTGPAGIGKSTTLACMINHINQNYQKHIITLEDPLEFLHRHNKSIVSQREINVDTESYVTALRASLRQSPDVILLGEMRDYETMQVAMTAAETGHLIFSTLHTIGAANTIDRIIDVFPPNQQQQIAVQLSMVLQAVISQQLVPTVDGDMTPAFEIMTVTPAIRNMIRDNKIPQIDGLIYSSASQELISMDASLLKLYQAGRITQETALTYASNADMLKRRLK; encoded by the coding sequence ATGAATTTAAACACCAAACAACTTCTGGAACAGGCCGTTGATGCCAGTGCATCCGACATATTCATTGTTGCCGGACTTCCTGTTTCTATGCGACATAACGGACAGATTGTACGGGAAGACGGACCCATCCTGAAGCCAGACGACACCAGTGCCGTCATCGAGCAGATTTATCAGTTAGCCGGTCATCGGGATCTCTCCACACTGGAACAGCACGGAGATGATGATTTCTCTTTTGCAGTTCCCGGACTCTCCCGTTTTCGTGTCAGTGCGTACAAACAGCGCGGCTCTCTTTCTGCCGTTATCCGGATTATTTCTTTCACGTTACCGGATTATAAAGCACTCGGCATTCCGGAAAATGTGATTGATTTTGCCAACCTTTCCAAAGGAATGGTTCTGGTTACAGGTCCTGCCGGCATCGGAAAATCTACAACTCTTGCCTGTATGATCAACCACATCAATCAGAATTATCAGAAACACATCATTACACTGGAAGATCCATTGGAATTTCTCCACCGGCACAACAAGAGTATTGTCAGCCAGCGTGAGATCAATGTAGATACGGAAAGCTATGTCACCGCACTCCGCGCATCTTTGCGCCAGAGTCCGGACGTCATTCTTCTGGGTGAAATGCGGGATTATGAGACGATGCAGGTTGCAATGACGGCTGCTGAAACCGGTCATCTGATCTTTTCCACCCTCCATACCATCGGAGCTGCCAATACCATCGACCGAATCATCGACGTCTTTCCACCGAATCAGCAACAGCAGATCGCAGTTCAACTTTCCATGGTTCTGCAGGCGGTTATTTCCCAGCAACTGGTCCCGACTGTAGACGGCGACATGACTCCCGCCTTCGAGATCATGACTGTTACCCCTGCGATTCGTAATATGATCCGGGATAACAAAATTCCTCAAATTGACGGACTGATCTACTCCTCCGCCAGTCAGGAACTGATTTCCATGGATGCAAGCCTTCTGAAACTATATCAGGCAGGCCGGATCACACAGGAAACTGCTTTGACATACGCTTCCAACGCAGATATGTTAAAGCGTCGTCTGAAATAA
- a CDS encoding DUF4860 domain-containing protein — MRFHSSKDHAIHLAFPVAVLFVFAASALMVLILSAHVYSTQTVRATENYQTSTPLAYLTEKVRQNDVADSISIEELSGISCLALRGSSDDISYTTYLYTYDGWLRELLVRDGTKVSPETGKKIIEASDFSIEELSNELYRLTITDTSGEIHTRILSERSRS; from the coding sequence TTGCGTTTTCATTCTTCCAAAGATCATGCCATTCATCTGGCATTTCCAGTGGCTGTCCTTTTTGTATTCGCAGCTTCTGCCCTGATGGTTCTGATCTTATCTGCTCATGTATATTCCACCCAAACGGTACGTGCAACCGAGAACTATCAGACTTCCACACCACTTGCCTACCTGACCGAAAAGGTCCGGCAAAATGATGTTGCCGACAGTATTTCCATCGAAGAACTTTCCGGGATTTCCTGTCTGGCGCTTAGAGGATCGTCCGACGATATTTCCTACACCACATACCTGTATACGTACGATGGCTGGCTGAGAGAGCTTTTGGTCCGGGATGGCACGAAAGTCTCACCGGAAACCGGAAAAAAGATCATTGAAGCCAGTGATTTTTCCATCGAAGAACTTTCAAACGAGCTTTATCGTCTGACGATTACCGATACATCCGGAGAGATTCACACCCGGATTTTGTCAGAAAGGAGCCGCTCATGA
- a CDS encoding type II secretion system F family protein, giving the protein MTSEKHLPPLSNAETSAFCSQMAMILRSGISSIEGISILLEDSTDSGETELLQQINQTLLETGRLDQALDATGAFPSYMVQMTRLGEESGQLDNVMNSLALYYEKEASLNQAIKNAVTYPFLMILMMILVILVLLTKVMPVFQQVFRQLGTEMSGLSLAVLNLGMFLNRHTAVCIAVLLLLAFGFLALFKTKGGHNILRSISRSFPGMRTLYQCMAARRFASGMALTLSSGLTPLECLRLSQGLIEDPDFSAQLQQCESAVDEGENLCDTLLNHHIFSGLYAKMASIASRTGVLDEVMEKIAVQYEEDIDTRLSQFLGAIEPTLVIILSVIVGIILLSVMLPLISIMAGL; this is encoded by the coding sequence ATGACGTCAGAGAAACATCTTCCCCCTCTTTCCAATGCGGAGACTTCTGCCTTCTGTTCACAGATGGCGATGATTCTTCGTTCGGGGATTTCTTCCATCGAAGGAATTTCAATTCTTCTGGAAGATTCCACCGATTCCGGGGAAACAGAATTATTACAGCAGATCAACCAGACCCTTTTAGAAACCGGACGACTGGATCAGGCTTTGGATGCCACCGGCGCTTTTCCGTCCTACATGGTACAGATGACCCGTCTCGGTGAAGAATCGGGGCAATTGGACAATGTCATGAATTCTCTTGCTCTATACTACGAAAAAGAAGCCTCATTAAATCAGGCAATCAAAAACGCAGTGACTTATCCGTTTCTCATGATCCTTATGATGATTCTGGTGATTCTGGTTCTCTTAACCAAGGTCATGCCGGTCTTTCAACAGGTCTTCCGGCAACTGGGAACGGAAATGTCCGGTCTTTCTCTGGCTGTCCTGAATCTGGGCATGTTCCTGAACCGTCACACTGCCGTCTGCATTGCAGTTCTTCTGCTTCTTGCTTTCGGTTTCCTGGCATTATTTAAAACCAAAGGAGGTCACAACATTTTACGCAGCATTTCCCGTTCTTTTCCGGGAATGCGCACACTTTATCAGTGCATGGCTGCCAGACGTTTTGCCAGTGGTATGGCACTGACTTTAAGCAGCGGACTGACTCCACTGGAATGTCTCCGGTTAAGCCAGGGACTGATCGAAGACCCGGATTTCAGTGCACAGTTACAGCAATGTGAAAGCGCAGTTGATGAAGGAGAAAACCTCTGTGACACTCTGCTGAACCACCACATTTTCTCCGGTCTTTACGCAAAAATGGCTTCCATAGCCTCCCGCACCGGAGTCCTGGATGAAGTCATGGAAAAGATTGCGGTCCAGTATGAAGAAGACATCGATACCCGGCTTTCTCAGTTTCTTGGAGCCATTGAACCGACGTTGGTGATCATCCTGTCCGTGATCGTGGGAATCATCCTGTTATCGGTTATGCTTCCTCTGATCAGCATTATGGCCGGGCTGTAA
- a CDS encoding transglutaminase-like domain-containing protein, translating into MKHMARTAMIVGLLVLCFGLFVGCGDKKSQADHSGPPRDSSPKVLTPSADGSVIYQNDTASIDASHTDQGYVMVSYSGSCEKVKLQITGPDQNCYTYLITDRASYVAFPLTAGNGSYSVQVLENVGGDSYVISLEQAIDVSLENEFLPFLYPNQYVSFTADSKAVAKGSKLAEDTWTDLEVVQNIYDYVIKNISYDTDKASNVSYGYLPNVDETLESGTGICFDYAALMTAMLRSQNIPTKLEVGYSGEAYHAWISTYVDDKGWIDNIIEFDGNSWQLLDPTLAASNDKETVKEYVGDGSNYIVKYTY; encoded by the coding sequence ATGAAACATATGGCTAGAACGGCTATGATTGTCGGACTTCTCGTCCTCTGCTTCGGACTGTTTGTCGGTTGCGGAGACAAGAAAAGTCAGGCAGATCACTCAGGGCCTCCCCGGGATTCTTCCCCGAAAGTTCTGACTCCATCAGCCGATGGAAGTGTCATCTATCAAAACGATACCGCATCCATCGACGCCTCCCATACCGATCAGGGATATGTGATGGTCAGTTACAGTGGTTCCTGTGAAAAAGTAAAATTGCAGATCACCGGTCCCGATCAGAATTGTTATACTTATCTGATCACGGACCGGGCTTCTTATGTTGCCTTTCCTCTGACCGCCGGAAACGGCAGCTATTCTGTTCAGGTCCTGGAAAATGTAGGCGGAGACTCTTACGTCATTTCTCTGGAGCAGGCCATTGACGTCTCTCTGGAAAATGAATTTCTCCCCTTCCTGTACCCGAATCAGTATGTCAGCTTTACCGCGGATTCCAAAGCTGTGGCCAAGGGTTCCAAACTGGCAGAAGACACCTGGACCGATCTGGAAGTGGTGCAAAATATTTACGACTATGTAATCAAAAACATTTCTTATGATACAGATAAAGCATCCAATGTTTCCTATGGATATTTGCCAAATGTAGATGAAACTCTGGAAAGCGGTACCGGCATCTGCTTTGACTATGCCGCACTTATGACTGCCATGCTTCGCTCCCAGAATATCCCGACCAAACTGGAAGTCGGCTATTCCGGGGAAGCCTACCACGCCTGGATCAGCACTTATGTAGATGATAAAGGCTGGATTGATAATATCATTGAATTTGACGGAAACTCCTGGCAACTCTTAGATCCGACGCTGGCTGCCAGCAACGACAAAGAAACCGTCAAAGAGTATGTAGGCGACGGAAGCAACTATATTGTAAAATATACCTATTAA
- a CDS encoding RNA polymerase sigma factor has product MELDYEYLAQLVRKTQKGDSDAFAELYTATYQKQYRFAYQYVKDPYLAQDILQDVYILVLKNIRTLKNPRLFVSWLHQITFRICFDTFKRKQIQEAELSQDNGSNLSPMESTSDNGANDPEKHVLKQDTQIQIMNAIQTLPPHLAQPLIMRYYNNMSIDDISDAMDLSRSTIKRRIQQARKMLESSLSSEKGGIHFE; this is encoded by the coding sequence ATGGAACTCGATTACGAATACCTGGCTCAACTTGTACGCAAAACGCAAAAAGGTGACAGCGACGCATTTGCCGAGCTGTATACTGCCACTTATCAGAAGCAATATCGCTTTGCATACCAGTATGTAAAAGATCCATATCTTGCGCAGGATATTTTGCAGGATGTGTATATTCTGGTACTGAAAAATATCCGAACTTTGAAAAATCCCAGACTGTTCGTCTCCTGGCTTCACCAGATCACTTTCCGAATCTGTTTCGACACATTTAAACGCAAGCAGATTCAGGAAGCAGAGCTGTCCCAGGACAACGGCAGTAACCTTTCTCCGATGGAATCCACATCTGACAACGGTGCCAACGATCCGGAAAAGCATGTCCTGAAACAGGATACCCAGATCCAGATCATGAATGCGATCCAGACTCTGCCGCCACATCTGGCACAGCCACTCATCATGCGGTATTACAACAACATGTCCATCGATGATATCTCCGATGCCATGGATCTGAGCCGCAGCACCATCAAACGTCGAATCCAACAGGCACGTAAGATGCTGGAATCATCACTTAGCTCAGAGAAAGGAGGGATTCACTTTGAGTAA
- a CDS encoding GGDEF domain-containing protein, protein MKKFNVFKVIQLALLILMTVFSVALLMQPAVKQFVFASTPATILFFVVWIILLASFIFLLIDFSLIASIKLNYHNLYGVAYSDPLSGIPNRFSCDTIIEKYHGQPLPENVGCVMIDFSNLPKINQLYDHATGNQVLKDFSEILSIAAVSVCFVGRNGGNKFLAIFEDCSPDKLQIFLDRIQDRVTQYNQAPGAIAIEYRTGIARNAEEHLEYITKLISTANARISDSSVPANSADTSVERG, encoded by the coding sequence ATGAAAAAGTTTAATGTATTTAAAGTCATTCAGTTGGCTTTATTGATTTTGATGACAGTGTTCAGTGTAGCACTTCTGATGCAACCCGCTGTCAAGCAGTTTGTCTTTGCTTCTACTCCAGCCACAATTCTTTTCTTTGTAGTCTGGATTATATTATTAGCAAGTTTTATATTTCTTTTGATAGATTTTTCATTGATTGCATCTATCAAGTTAAACTATCACAATCTTTACGGTGTGGCTTATTCGGATCCTTTATCCGGAATCCCGAACCGTTTCAGTTGTGATACCATCATCGAAAAGTATCACGGACAGCCGCTTCCCGAAAATGTCGGCTGTGTTATGATTGATTTTTCCAATCTTCCGAAGATCAATCAGCTTTATGATCACGCCACAGGCAATCAGGTTCTGAAAGATTTTTCAGAGATCCTGTCAATCGCTGCGGTTTCTGTCTGTTTTGTGGGACGTAACGGAGGAAATAAATTTCTGGCAATCTTCGAAGACTGCAGCCCGGACAAGCTCCAGATCTTCTTGGACCGGATTCAGGATCGTGTCACTCAGTACAACCAGGCACCCGGTGCGATTGCGATCGAATACCGAACCGGTATCGCGCGCAACGCTGAGGAGCATCTGGAATATATCACCAAACTGATTTCGACTGCCAATGCCCGCATTTCCGACTCGTCCGTTCCTGCCAATTCTGCTGATACTTCCGTAGAAAGGGGTTAA